A single region of the Rhizobium sp. NLR16a genome encodes:
- a CDS encoding DUF6766 family protein encodes MFKKYAYAWIAVGFFLFSLAGHWLFGWFAFVGEQQSHGQAADIDAYLMEMGRDTFENWQSEFLQLLWQVVGLAYFLYIGSPSSKENDDRAEAKLDALIRLNAGERAEAIIAEIDKHFMRTGGHAGPYAHDLETRRGSERIGGAT; translated from the coding sequence ATGTTCAAGAAATACGCCTACGCCTGGATCGCCGTCGGCTTCTTTCTGTTTTCGCTCGCCGGCCATTGGTTATTTGGCTGGTTTGCTTTTGTCGGGGAGCAGCAGAGCCACGGTCAAGCCGCTGATATCGATGCCTATCTCATGGAGATGGGCAGAGACACCTTTGAAAATTGGCAGTCCGAATTCCTGCAACTGCTCTGGCAGGTCGTCGGTCTTGCCTACTTTCTCTACATCGGATCTCCGTCTTCGAAGGAAAATGATGACCGCGCGGAAGCGAAACTGGACGCTCTGATCCGATTAAATGCCGGAGAAAGGGCTGAAGCGATCATCGCCGAAATTGATAAGCACTTCATGAGAACCGGTGGACATGCGGGACCATACGCCCACGACCTGGAAACGCGCAGGGGGTCTGAGAGGATCGGCGGCGCCACCTGA